From the Astatotilapia calliptera chromosome 6, fAstCal1.2, whole genome shotgun sequence genome, one window contains:
- the LOC113024520 gene encoding bromodomain-containing protein 4-like isoform X3, which yields MGDGLEAGSSQNPTSAPPPIPFNPPPPETWNPSRPKRQTNQLQYLQKVVLKTLWKHNFAWPFQAPVDAIKLNLPDYYKIIKNPMDMGTIKKRLENNYYWNAQECIQDFNTMFTNCYIYNKPGDDIVLMAEALEKLFLQKITEMPQEETEIAVVTKGRRGGRQDTGLISKSDSGHDSSSPSTTPHTRGFSSPSTTPHTRAAPAPQGSPALPLRLDQVLVQPLVQPLVQPLVKPPVQPPVQPLVQPLVQPLAQPLAQPLAQPLVQTLAQSLAQPHLPRVPPTTTNHAPHLGPPFSLTTSDVLAQGMTSVPPPTVTHPGLHPTAPILQSSPALIKKKSQKRKADTTTPTANDQLSESSPISAETRPRRDSSRPSKQPKREASQPDSQHQLGGVLEMGGSGTPKRQEQLRWCARLVREMLSKKHVAYAWPFYKPVDAKALGLHDYHEIIKHPMDLSTIKKKLDNRQYRDAQEFAADVRLMFSNCYKYNPPDHDVVAMARKLQDVFEMRFAKMPDDPEEPVPVPTPSSALHPAPSTRQVPPPSAASEDESSSSSESESSGGDSEQERKQRLAELQEQLKAVHEQLAALSQPQVSKPKKKEREKKEKKKEKHKKKVGAEEPLETLPLAMLQASKKSKSSKEPISAKKDRKKPSKKEGVKNPRPAVPPQPGPTPLVPSASLEDVDIDMSADRCKPMSYEEKRQLSLDINKLPGDKLGRVVHIIQTREPSLKNSNPDEIEIDFETLKPSTLRELEKYVSSCLRKKKKPSAEKPLEMPNVTKMKTGSSSSGSSDSSDSEDSDSGLVPKQPKKTSTNKDTKRPQHQFIGSGVGPVTSQPQQPQLQPQSQLQTQLQLQPQLQPQTQPQVVQSKPPYIPAPAISLPVPSLDSSQLLASGFDPLAHFMNSHLTQSNTEPNATITTASAPVASGLLNTNAPTNQTPSETHPFLNQHPIIPSPAIHNALPQQPSRPSNRAAPLPPKPAQPPPSSLPSMPPASSPQLQPSLPLTLPPQPVPRPRVPSPPSHGILGTLSAQPPQALLEDDEEPTPTSSETPPLSQVHSLLQSLQPRAPTQTLHTHSPVQLGPPLHAQVMTTAAPVLTQRHGSGQAYMQQSFPHTHTSTPQQQQKGGVLQQKVQQLQQHQQQPSPQSKVEPFTTGCPSPLMMHSPPMPAFHSMGQQSPPQTKKHEQRSNMGIKEEKLSQSPVLPPSPFSPGVRQDAHKPDNKHRLDIKPMDGSRPISHLADSPAPPCSQQDNKIKQEPKTPIAPKKAQEVKIKNMGSWASLAQKSQSTPAFSVRSSSDSFERYKQVAREKEERERQLKAQAEQARREQEKLRRDDKDTAEPFRRVPDDDRRRPNQQSPHAPVPPASTPPTHSPQAPPTQSQAPPPTSASQNTLNQDRATARREAQERRRREAMADTIDINFQSDLMAIFEENLF from the exons GACTATTATAAGATCATAAAGAATCCTATGGACATGGGCACGATTAAAAAACGCCTGGAGAACAACTACTACTGGAATGCCCAGGAGTGTATCCAAGACTTTAACACCATGTTCACAAACTGCTACATCTACAACAAG ccCGGGGATGATATTGTCCTAATGGCAGAAGCCTTGGAAAAGCTCTTTCTCCAAAAGATTACAGAGATGCCGCAGGAGGAGACTGAGATTGCTGTGGTTACAAAGGGACGCAGAGGAGGCAGGCAGGACACGG GTCTGATTTCAAAATCAGATTCAGGACATGACTCATCATCCCCCTCTACCACCCCGCATACACGAGGCTTTTCGTCCCCTTCAACCACTCCACATACCCGTGCTGCACCCGCCCCCCAAGGTTCTCCTGCCTTACCCCTGAGGTTGGACCAGGTGCTGGTCCAGcctctggtccagcctctggtCCAACCTCTGGTCAAGCCTCCGGTCCAGCCTCCGGTCCAGcctctggtccagcctctggtCCAGCCCCTGGCTCAGCCCTTGGCCCAGCCTCTGGCCCAGCCTCTGGTCCAGACTCTGGCCCAGAGTCTAGCCCAACCTCACCTTCCCCGTGTgcctccaacaaccacaaaccATGCGCCCCATCTGGGGCCTCCATTCTCCCTCACCACTTCAGACGTCCTGGCCCAGGGAATGACTTCAGTTCCACCTCCGACTGTGACTCACCCAGGCCTCCATCCTACTGCCCCCATACTGCAAAGTTCGCCTGCTCTCATCAAG AAGAAGAGCCAGAAGAGGAAAGCTGATACCACGACACCCACCGCCAACGATCAGCTCAGTGAATCGTCTCCCATTTCTGCCGAGACCCGGCCGCGCAGAGACAGCAGCCGCCCATCAAAGCAGCCCAAAAGAGAAGCATCACAGCCAGACTCTCAGCATCAACTTGGAGGAGTCTTGGAGATGGGAGGGTCAGGAACACCGAAGCGCCAGGAGCAGTTACGTTGGTGTGCACGCCTCGTCAGAGAGATGCTGTCTAAGAAACACGTGGCATATGCCTGGCCTTTTTACAAACCTGTTGATGCAAAAGCTCTCGGTCTCCACGACTACCATGAAATCATCAAGCACCCCATGGATCTCAGCACCATCAAG AAAAAGCTGGACAACAGACAGTACAGAGATGCTCAAGAATTTGCAGCAGACGTCAGGTTGATGTTCTCGAACTGTTACAAATACAACCCTCCAGACCACGATGTGGTTGCCATGGCGCGCAAATTACAG GACGTGTTTGAGATGCGTTTCGCCAAAATGCCCGATGACCCAGAGGAGCCAGTCCCTGTTCCCACCCCGTCATCAGCTCTCCACCCTGCCCCCTCCACTCGACAAGTCCCACCTCCTTCTGCCGCCTCGGAAGATGAGAGCTCGAGCTCCTCAGAATCAGAGTCTTCAGGAGGAGACTCGGAACAAGAAAGGAAACAGCGATTAGCTGAGTTACAGGAACAG cttaAAGCTGTCCATGAGCAGCTGGCAGCGCTCTCCCAGCCACAGGTCAGCAAGCCcaagaagaaagagagggagaagaaggaaaagaagaaagaaaagcacaagAAAAAAGTGGGAGCAGAGGAACCTTTGGAGACTCTCCCGCTTGCAATGCTTCAGGCATCTAAGAAAAGCAAAAGTAGTAAAGAACCTATCAGTGCaaagaaagacaggaaaaagCCCAG taaaaaagaaGGAGTTAAAAATCCCCGGCCTGCTGTGCCCCCTCAGCCTGGGCCGACCCCTCTCGTCCCTTCGGCTTCTCTTGAAGATGTTGACATCG ACATGTCTGCTGACAGGTGCAAGCCAATGTCGTATGAGGAGAAGCGCCAGCTGAGCCTCGATATCAATAAGTTGCCCGGAGACAAGCTGGGCCGTGTCGTGCACATAATCCAAACCCGTGAGCCGTCGCTGAAAAACTCCAATCCGGATGAGATTGAGATTGACTTTGAGACACTGAAGCCCTCCACGCTGAGAGAGCTAGAGAAGTATGTCTCAAGCTGcctcaggaagaagaaaaaaccatCAG CAGAGAAGCCTCTGGAAATGCCAAATGTGACAAAGATGAAGACGGGATCCTCATCTTCAGGCAGCAGTGACTCCTCAGATAGTGAAGACTCTGACAGTG GGCTGGTTCCCAAGCAACCGAAGAAGACTTCAACTAACAAGGACACCAAGAGACCGCAGCACCAGTTCATTGGTAGTGGAGTGGGCCCAGTCACTTCTCAGCCACAGCAGCCTCAGCTTCAGCCTCAGTCACAGCTTCAGacacagcttcagcttcagcctcaGCTTCAACCTCAGACACAGCCTCAGGTGGTCCAGTCCAAACCACCATATATCCCGGCTCCAGCTATTTCCCTCCCTGTCCCCTCTCTGGATTCCTCCCAGCTATTGGCCTCAGGATTTGACCCTCTGGCCCACTTCATGAATTCTCACCTGACGCAGTCCAACACAGAGCCTAATGCAACCATTACTACTGCCAGTGCTCCTGTTGCCTCTGGCCTCCTCAATACCAACGCGCCCACCAACCAGACGCCTTCTGAGACGCACCCTTTCCTAAACCAACATCCCATCATCCCTTCTCCAG CAATCCATAATGCTCTTCCCCAGCAACCATCAAGACCTAGCAACCGTGCAGCGCCACTTCCACCCAAACCTGCACAGCCTCCTCCATCCTCCCTCCCTTCAATGCCTCCAGCTTCCTCACCTCAGCTTCAGCCCTCGCTTCCTCTCACCCTCCCCCCACAGCCTGTCCCCCGCCCTCGCGTCCCGTCACCGCCATCCCACGGCATCCTGGGCACCCTCTCGGCGCAGCCTCCCCAAGCCCTGCTGGAGGACGACGAGGAGCCAACGCCCACCAGCTCTGAGACCCCACCGCTCAGCCAGgtccacagcctcctgcagtcACTTCAGCCCAGAGCCCCCACGCAAACGCTGCACACGCATTCTCCCGTGCAGCTGGGGCCGCCACTGCATGCGCAGGTCATGACAACAGCCGCCCCCGTTCTGACGCAGAGACACGGCTCAGGCCAAGCGTACATGCAGCAGTCGTTCCCGCATACGCACACGTCAAcaccgcagcagcagcagaagggcGGGGTGCTGCAGCAGAAGGTACAGCAGCTGCAACAGCACCAACAGCAGCCATCGCCACAAAGCAAAGTGGAGCCTTTCACAACAG GTTGCCCCTCTCCGCTGATGATGCACTCTCCTCCGATGCCTGCGTTCCATTCAATGGGACAACAGTCGCCTCCACAGACCAAGAAGCAT GAGCAGAGGTCAAACATGGGGATCAAAGAAGAGAAGCTTTCCCAGTCACCAGTGCTGCCACCCTCGCCCTTCAGCCCAGGCGTTCGTCAGGATGCACACAAACCAGACAACAAACACA GGTTAGATATAAAGCCGATGGATGGCTCTCGTCCCATTTCGCATTTGGCAGACTCGCCTGCACCACCCtgctcccagcaggacaacaaaaTCAAGCAAGAACCCAAAACTCCCATCGCTCCCAAGAAGGCACAG gaGGTCAAGATAAAGAACATGGGTTCTTGGGCCAGCCTGGCTCAAAAGTCCCAGTCCACACCGGCGTTCTCGGTGCGCTCTTCAAGCGACAGCTTTGAAAGATACAAGCAGGTCgcgagagagaaggaggagagagagagacagctgaAAGCACAGGCTGAACAGGCCAGGAGGGAACAAGAGAAGCTACG CCGTGACGACAAGGACACGGCGGAGCCGTTTCGCCGAGTGCCAGATGACGACCGCCGTCGCCCAAATCAGCAGTCGCCGCACGCTCCAGTTCCTCCAGCTTCGACTCCTCCCACTCACTCTCCGCAGGCCCCACCTACACAATCACAAGCCCCCCCACCCACCTCCGCTTCACAGAACACGCTCAACCAGGACAGGGCGACGGCACGGCGTGAGGCACAGGAGAGGCGCAGGAGAGAGGCG ATGGCAGACACCATTGACATCAATTTCCAGAGTGACCTGATGGCAATTTTTGAAGAGAATCTGTTCTGA
- the LOC113024520 gene encoding bromodomain-containing protein 4-like isoform X2: protein MGDGLEAGSSQNPTSAPPPIPFNPPPPETWNPSRPKRQTNQLQYLQKVVLKTLWKHNFAWPFQAPVDAIKLNLPDYYKIIKNPMDMGTIKKRLENNYYWNAQECIQDFNTMFTNCYIYNKPGDDIVLMAEALEKLFLQKITEMPQEETEIAVVTKGRRGGRQDTGLISKSDSGHDSSSPSTTPHTRGFSSPSTTPHTRAAPAPQGSPALPLRLDQVLVQPLVQPLVQPLVKPPVQPPVQPLVQPLVQPLAQPLAQPLAQPLVQTLAQSLAQPHLPRVPPTTTNHAPHLGPPFSLTTSDVLAQGMTSVPPPTVTHPGLHPTAPILQSSPALIKQKKSQKRKADTTTPTANDQLSESSPISAETRPRRDSSRPSKQPKREASQPDSQHQLGGVLEMGGSGTPKRQEQLRWCARLVREMLSKKHVAYAWPFYKPVDAKALGLHDYHEIIKHPMDLSTIKKKLDNRQYRDAQEFAADVRLMFSNCYKYNPPDHDVVAMARKLQDVFEMRFAKMPDDPEEPVPVPTPSSALHPAPSTRQVPPPSAASEDESSSSSESESSGGDSEQERKQRLAELQEQLKAVHEQLAALSQPQVSKPKKKEREKKEKKKEKHKKKVGAEEPLETLPLAMLQASKKSKSSKEPISAKKDRKKPSKKEGVKNPRPAVPPQPGPTPLVPSASLEDVDIDMSADRCKPMSYEEKRQLSLDINKLPGDKLGRVVHIIQTREPSLKNSNPDEIEIDFETLKPSTLRELEKYVSSCLRKKKKPSEKPLEMPNVTKMKTGSSSSGSSDSSDSEDSDSGLVPKQPKKTSTNKDTKRPQHQFIGSGVGPVTSQPQQPQLQPQSQLQTQLQLQPQLQPQTQPQVVQSKPPYIPAPAISLPVPSLDSSQLLASGFDPLAHFMNSHLTQSNTEPNATITTASAPVASGLLNTNAPTNQTPSETHPFLNQHPIIPSPAIHNALPQQPSRPSNRAAPLPPKPAQPPPSSLPSMPPASSPQLQPSLPLTLPPQPVPRPRVPSPPSHGILGTLSAQPPQALLEDDEEPTPTSSETPPLSQVHSLLQSLQPRAPTQTLHTHSPVQLGPPLHAQVMTTAAPVLTQRHGSGQAYMQQSFPHTHTSTPQQQQKGGVLQQKVQQLQQHQQQPSPQSKVEPFTTGCPSPLMMHSPPMPAFHSMGQQSPPQTKKHEQRSNMGIKEEKLSQSPVLPPSPFSPGVRQDAHKPDNKHRLDIKPMDGSRPISHLADSPAPPCSQQDNKIKQEPKTPIAPKKAQEVKIKNMGSWASLAQKSQSTPAFSVRSSSDSFERYKQVAREKEERERQLKAQAEQARREQEKLRRDDKDTAEPFRRVPDDDRRRPNQQSPHAPVPPASTPPTHSPQAPPTQSQAPPPTSASQNTLNQDRATARREAQERRRREAMADTIDINFQSDLMAIFEENLF from the exons GACTATTATAAGATCATAAAGAATCCTATGGACATGGGCACGATTAAAAAACGCCTGGAGAACAACTACTACTGGAATGCCCAGGAGTGTATCCAAGACTTTAACACCATGTTCACAAACTGCTACATCTACAACAAG ccCGGGGATGATATTGTCCTAATGGCAGAAGCCTTGGAAAAGCTCTTTCTCCAAAAGATTACAGAGATGCCGCAGGAGGAGACTGAGATTGCTGTGGTTACAAAGGGACGCAGAGGAGGCAGGCAGGACACGG GTCTGATTTCAAAATCAGATTCAGGACATGACTCATCATCCCCCTCTACCACCCCGCATACACGAGGCTTTTCGTCCCCTTCAACCACTCCACATACCCGTGCTGCACCCGCCCCCCAAGGTTCTCCTGCCTTACCCCTGAGGTTGGACCAGGTGCTGGTCCAGcctctggtccagcctctggtCCAACCTCTGGTCAAGCCTCCGGTCCAGCCTCCGGTCCAGcctctggtccagcctctggtCCAGCCCCTGGCTCAGCCCTTGGCCCAGCCTCTGGCCCAGCCTCTGGTCCAGACTCTGGCCCAGAGTCTAGCCCAACCTCACCTTCCCCGTGTgcctccaacaaccacaaaccATGCGCCCCATCTGGGGCCTCCATTCTCCCTCACCACTTCAGACGTCCTGGCCCAGGGAATGACTTCAGTTCCACCTCCGACTGTGACTCACCCAGGCCTCCATCCTACTGCCCCCATACTGCAAAGTTCGCCTGCTCTCATCAAG CAGAAGAAGAGCCAGAAGAGGAAAGCTGATACCACGACACCCACCGCCAACGATCAGCTCAGTGAATCGTCTCCCATTTCTGCCGAGACCCGGCCGCGCAGAGACAGCAGCCGCCCATCAAAGCAGCCCAAAAGAGAAGCATCACAGCCAGACTCTCAGCATCAACTTGGAGGAGTCTTGGAGATGGGAGGGTCAGGAACACCGAAGCGCCAGGAGCAGTTACGTTGGTGTGCACGCCTCGTCAGAGAGATGCTGTCTAAGAAACACGTGGCATATGCCTGGCCTTTTTACAAACCTGTTGATGCAAAAGCTCTCGGTCTCCACGACTACCATGAAATCATCAAGCACCCCATGGATCTCAGCACCATCAAG AAAAAGCTGGACAACAGACAGTACAGAGATGCTCAAGAATTTGCAGCAGACGTCAGGTTGATGTTCTCGAACTGTTACAAATACAACCCTCCAGACCACGATGTGGTTGCCATGGCGCGCAAATTACAG GACGTGTTTGAGATGCGTTTCGCCAAAATGCCCGATGACCCAGAGGAGCCAGTCCCTGTTCCCACCCCGTCATCAGCTCTCCACCCTGCCCCCTCCACTCGACAAGTCCCACCTCCTTCTGCCGCCTCGGAAGATGAGAGCTCGAGCTCCTCAGAATCAGAGTCTTCAGGAGGAGACTCGGAACAAGAAAGGAAACAGCGATTAGCTGAGTTACAGGAACAG cttaAAGCTGTCCATGAGCAGCTGGCAGCGCTCTCCCAGCCACAGGTCAGCAAGCCcaagaagaaagagagggagaagaaggaaaagaagaaagaaaagcacaagAAAAAAGTGGGAGCAGAGGAACCTTTGGAGACTCTCCCGCTTGCAATGCTTCAGGCATCTAAGAAAAGCAAAAGTAGTAAAGAACCTATCAGTGCaaagaaagacaggaaaaagCCCAG taaaaaagaaGGAGTTAAAAATCCCCGGCCTGCTGTGCCCCCTCAGCCTGGGCCGACCCCTCTCGTCCCTTCGGCTTCTCTTGAAGATGTTGACATCG ACATGTCTGCTGACAGGTGCAAGCCAATGTCGTATGAGGAGAAGCGCCAGCTGAGCCTCGATATCAATAAGTTGCCCGGAGACAAGCTGGGCCGTGTCGTGCACATAATCCAAACCCGTGAGCCGTCGCTGAAAAACTCCAATCCGGATGAGATTGAGATTGACTTTGAGACACTGAAGCCCTCCACGCTGAGAGAGCTAGAGAAGTATGTCTCAAGCTGcctcaggaagaagaaaaaaccatCAG AGAAGCCTCTGGAAATGCCAAATGTGACAAAGATGAAGACGGGATCCTCATCTTCAGGCAGCAGTGACTCCTCAGATAGTGAAGACTCTGACAGTG GGCTGGTTCCCAAGCAACCGAAGAAGACTTCAACTAACAAGGACACCAAGAGACCGCAGCACCAGTTCATTGGTAGTGGAGTGGGCCCAGTCACTTCTCAGCCACAGCAGCCTCAGCTTCAGCCTCAGTCACAGCTTCAGacacagcttcagcttcagcctcaGCTTCAACCTCAGACACAGCCTCAGGTGGTCCAGTCCAAACCACCATATATCCCGGCTCCAGCTATTTCCCTCCCTGTCCCCTCTCTGGATTCCTCCCAGCTATTGGCCTCAGGATTTGACCCTCTGGCCCACTTCATGAATTCTCACCTGACGCAGTCCAACACAGAGCCTAATGCAACCATTACTACTGCCAGTGCTCCTGTTGCCTCTGGCCTCCTCAATACCAACGCGCCCACCAACCAGACGCCTTCTGAGACGCACCCTTTCCTAAACCAACATCCCATCATCCCTTCTCCAG CAATCCATAATGCTCTTCCCCAGCAACCATCAAGACCTAGCAACCGTGCAGCGCCACTTCCACCCAAACCTGCACAGCCTCCTCCATCCTCCCTCCCTTCAATGCCTCCAGCTTCCTCACCTCAGCTTCAGCCCTCGCTTCCTCTCACCCTCCCCCCACAGCCTGTCCCCCGCCCTCGCGTCCCGTCACCGCCATCCCACGGCATCCTGGGCACCCTCTCGGCGCAGCCTCCCCAAGCCCTGCTGGAGGACGACGAGGAGCCAACGCCCACCAGCTCTGAGACCCCACCGCTCAGCCAGgtccacagcctcctgcagtcACTTCAGCCCAGAGCCCCCACGCAAACGCTGCACACGCATTCTCCCGTGCAGCTGGGGCCGCCACTGCATGCGCAGGTCATGACAACAGCCGCCCCCGTTCTGACGCAGAGACACGGCTCAGGCCAAGCGTACATGCAGCAGTCGTTCCCGCATACGCACACGTCAAcaccgcagcagcagcagaagggcGGGGTGCTGCAGCAGAAGGTACAGCAGCTGCAACAGCACCAACAGCAGCCATCGCCACAAAGCAAAGTGGAGCCTTTCACAACAG GTTGCCCCTCTCCGCTGATGATGCACTCTCCTCCGATGCCTGCGTTCCATTCAATGGGACAACAGTCGCCTCCACAGACCAAGAAGCAT GAGCAGAGGTCAAACATGGGGATCAAAGAAGAGAAGCTTTCCCAGTCACCAGTGCTGCCACCCTCGCCCTTCAGCCCAGGCGTTCGTCAGGATGCACACAAACCAGACAACAAACACA GGTTAGATATAAAGCCGATGGATGGCTCTCGTCCCATTTCGCATTTGGCAGACTCGCCTGCACCACCCtgctcccagcaggacaacaaaaTCAAGCAAGAACCCAAAACTCCCATCGCTCCCAAGAAGGCACAG gaGGTCAAGATAAAGAACATGGGTTCTTGGGCCAGCCTGGCTCAAAAGTCCCAGTCCACACCGGCGTTCTCGGTGCGCTCTTCAAGCGACAGCTTTGAAAGATACAAGCAGGTCgcgagagagaaggaggagagagagagacagctgaAAGCACAGGCTGAACAGGCCAGGAGGGAACAAGAGAAGCTACG CCGTGACGACAAGGACACGGCGGAGCCGTTTCGCCGAGTGCCAGATGACGACCGCCGTCGCCCAAATCAGCAGTCGCCGCACGCTCCAGTTCCTCCAGCTTCGACTCCTCCCACTCACTCTCCGCAGGCCCCACCTACACAATCACAAGCCCCCCCACCCACCTCCGCTTCACAGAACACGCTCAACCAGGACAGGGCGACGGCACGGCGTGAGGCACAGGAGAGGCGCAGGAGAGAGGCG ATGGCAGACACCATTGACATCAATTTCCAGAGTGACCTGATGGCAATTTTTGAAGAGAATCTGTTCTGA